The region TCAAATACGGCGCGGCGGATTTCGTCGACAAGCATTGCCCGCCGGAAGAACTGCTGCTGCGGATTTCGCAGAACCTCGACTACATGTACCGCATCGAAGAGCTGAACAACCTGGCGATGCGGGACGCCCTGACCGGGCTTTACAACCGGCGTTACCTGCTGGAGGGAGTCGCCAAGGCGGTCAAGTCCTGGCCGACTTCGGAAAACAGCCGGCACTGGCTCGCCCTCCTCGACCTGGATTCCTTCAAGAGCATCAACGACAAGCTCGGCCACGACTTCGGCGATGCCGTGCTGACGAGCTTTGCCCGGCATCTGCTGAAGCTTTCCGGCGAACGGGATGTGGTCACCCGCCTTGGCGGCGATGAATTCTGCGTCGTATTCCGCGACAAGACGGAAGAAGACGTCGTCCACCTTCTGGAAAGCCTTCTGGACACCATTCAGACCTCACCGGTCAGACATGCGGGTGAGGAGCACCACATGAGAACCAGCATCGGCCTCGCCCCCATTCAGGAAGGCAAGCTGGGCGACGCCCTGAAGGGCGCCGACCTCAGGCTCTATACCGCCAAGCGCACCGGGCGGGGCCAACTGGTTTCAACAGGCTGATCCGCCGCTCGTACTGTCACGCGGCCCTTCGGGCGGCACCCCGATAGCGGCGCCAGCTGTCATAGGTGAAGACCGCCAGCGCCGCCCAGATCAGCAAGAAACCGATCAGCC is a window of Roseibium salinum DNA encoding:
- a CDS encoding diguanylate cyclase — encoded protein: MVAKHLYKVYQAGSTDEALQCLKENTDIKLVLADYFMPGKDGFAFLKAVRRQHKAEEVGVIGMSSYAKPENRVQFLKYGAADFVDKHCPPEELLLRISQNLDYMYRIEELNNLAMRDALTGLYNRRYLLEGVAKAVKSWPTSENSRHWLALLDLDSFKSINDKLGHDFGDAVLTSFARHLLKLSGERDVVTRLGGDEFCVVFRDKTEEDVVHLLESLLDTIQTSPVRHAGEEHHMRTSIGLAPIQEGKLGDALKGADLRLYTAKRTGRGQLVSTG